Proteins co-encoded in one Candidatus Bealeia paramacronuclearis genomic window:
- a CDS encoding transposase, which yields MWIDEAGIDNRLYREHAWAPRGQKVYAEIPGQKRERASIIGGLMKGAFVAPFTFQGGCHADLFNAWLE from the coding sequence GTGTGGATTGATGAAGCTGGGATTGATAATCGCCTTTATCGAGAGCATGCCTGGGCGCCGCGCGGACAAAAGGTTTACGCGGAGATCCCGGGCCAAAAAAGAGAGCGTGCCAGTATCATTGGCGGTCTCATGAAGGGTGCGTTCGTGGCGCCTTTCACCTTTCAAGGTGGATGTCATGCAGATCTTTTTAATGCTTGGCTTGAGTAG
- a CDS encoding IS630 transposase-related protein, with amino-acid sequence MAKAYSEDLRKKVISYITSGGRKREAAKVFNVGEATIYRWICLHKQGDIKPKKRTSYPRKVDEQKLRDYVAQNPDHTLKQIAEALGLRFQNVSKWLKRLNITRKKDDALQRT; translated from the coding sequence ATGGCAAAAGCATATTCGGAAGACCTGCGGAAAAAGGTCATCTCCTACATTACGAGCGGCGGCCGTAAGCGGGAGGCTGCAAAGGTTTTTAACGTTGGAGAAGCCACGATCTATCGATGGATATGTCTTCATAAACAAGGGGATATTAAACCGAAAAAACGCACTTCTTATCCGCGTAAAGTCGATGAGCAAAAACTCAGAGACTACGTCGCTCAAAATCCGGATCATACGCTCAAACAAATCGCCGAAGCTTTGGGGTTGAGATTCCAAAACGTGAGTAAATGGCTTAAACGTTTAAACATTACACGAAAAAAAGACGACGCTTTACAAAGAACGTAA